A window of the Pungitius pungitius chromosome 3, fPunPun2.1, whole genome shotgun sequence genome harbors these coding sequences:
- the LOC119224989 gene encoding claudin-4-like: MVSAGFQMMGTALCIIGWIGAIVVCALPMWKVTAFIGQNIVTAQTTWEGIWMTCVVQSTGQMQCKVYDSMLALSSDLQAARALVIISILLGIIGILFALAGGKCTNCVEDEVAKAKIGVVSGVIFILAGVLCLIPVCWTANTIVRDFYNPLLQGSQKMELGAALFIGWGASGLLILGGGLLCGNCPPKDNYTVKYAGVRPNAPKDFV, translated from the coding sequence ATGGTGTCTGCCGGCTTTCAGATGATGGGCACCGCCCTATGCATCATCGGCTGGATCGGGGCAATCGTCGTCTGCGCCCTCCCCATGTGGAAGGTGACCGCATTCATCGGCCAGAACATCGTCACCGCTCAAACAACCTGGGAGGGCATCTGGATGACCTGCGTGGTGCAGAGCACGGGCCAGATGCAGTGCAAGGTCTACGACTCCATGCTGGCCCTCTCCTCGGACCTCCAGGCCGCCCGCGCCCTCGTCATCATCTCCATCCTGCTCGGCATCATAGGCATCCTCTTCGCCCTCGCAGGGGGCAAGTGCACCAACTGTGTGGAGGACGAGGTGGCAAAAGCCAAAATTGGCGTGGTGTCCGGCGTGATCTTCATCCTCGCTGGGGTTCTCTGCCTCATCCCCGTGTGCTGGACGGCAAACACCATTGTTAGAGACTTCTACAACCCACTGCTGCAGGGATCTCAGAAGATGGAGCTCGGAGCTGCACTCTTCATCGGCTGGGGGGCCTCAGGCCTCCTCATCCTGGGTGGTGGACTCCTCTGCGGCAACTGCCCTCCCAAGGACAACTACACCGTTAAGTACGCCGGTGTCCGTCCAAACGCGCCCAAGGACTTTGTCTGA
- the LOC119224854 gene encoding claudin-4-like gives MVSQGIQIIGISLAIVGWFMVIVVCALPMWKVTAFIGANIITAQTIWQGIWMDCVVQSTGQMQCKVYDSMLALPQDLQAARAMVIISIMTGVFGVILSIAGGKCTNCIEEERAKAKACILAGVLFIVSGLLCLIPVSWSANAIVSNFYNPLLIASQRYELGAALYIGWAAAVLLLVGGGLMCWNCPPKYEERPYAPRFRPVKSVSTSREYV, from the coding sequence ATGGTTTCTCAGGGGATTCAGATCATTGGCATATCGTTGGCCATAGTTGGCTGGTTCATGGTCATCGTGGTGTGCGCCCTGCCCATGTGGAAGGTCACCGCTTTCATCGGGGCCAACATCATCACGGCGCAGACCATCTGGCAGGGCATATGGATGGACTGCGTGGTGCAGAGCACAGGCCAGATGCAGTGCAAGGTGTACGACTCTATGCTGGCGCTGCCCCAGGACCTGCAGGCCGCCCGCGCCatggtcatcatctccatcatgACGGGCGTCTTCGGGGTGATCTTGTCGATCGCCGGCGGCAAGTGCACCAACTGCATCGAGGAGGAGCGAGCCAAGGCAAAGGCCTGCATCCTGGCCGGCGTCTTGTTCATCGTGTCGGGCCTGCTGTGTCTTATTCCGGTGTCCTGGTCCGCCAACGCCATCGTCAGCAACTTCTACAACCCGCTGCTGATCGCGTCCCAGCGTTACGAGCTGGGGGCGGCGCTGTACATCGGCTGGGCGGCTGCCGTGCTGCTGCTCGTGGGAGGGGGGCTGATGTGTTGGAACTGCCCGCCCAAATACGAGGAACGCCCGTACGCGCCCAGATTCAGACCCGTGAAGTCGGTCTCCACATCAAGAGAGTACGTGTAA
- the cldnf gene encoding claudin f gives MGRIGKEVTGQVISFIGFIGVAVTTGIPMWRVTSFVGANIVTGQVIWDGLWMNCVMQSTGQMQCNLNESLQSLARDLQASRALVIISLIFGFIGFSITFIGAKCTSSLKKDSSKAKVVIIGGCLIMVSALLVVIPVSWSAAITITDFQNPLTIGSQKRELGAAIYIGWAAGALLLIGGIILTTSCPPQKDVYRYPGYAPAPMYPYGGPGGNQPVYGPVYAAASSQPYTGTGTYLPSKPYAAPNGYPARQYL, from the coding sequence ATGGGAAGGATTGGCAAGGAGGTGACGGGTCAGGTCATAAGCTTCATAGGCTTTATTGGGGTGGCGGTGACCACTGGGATCCCCATGTGGAGAGTGACCTCTTTCGTAGGAGCCAACATTGTCACGGGCCAAGTCATTTGGGACGGCCTATGGATGAACTGTGTGATGCAGAGCACCGGGCAGATGCAGTGCAACCTGAACGAGTCTCTTCAGAGTCTGGCCAGGGACTTGCAAGCCTCCCGAGCCCTGGTCATCATCTCCCTCATCTTCGGCTTCATCGGCTTCTCGATCACCTTCATCGGTGCCAAGTGCACCAGCTCCCTAAAAAAGGATTCCTCAAAGGCCAAGGTAGTTATCATAGGCGGCTGTCTCATAATGGTGTCCGCCCTGCTAGTCGTGATCCCCGTCAGCTGGTCTGCAGCCATCACCATCACGGACTTCCAGAACCCCTTGACCATTGGGTCACAAAAGAGGGAACTCGGAGCCGCCATCTACATCGGCTGGGCCGCTGGTGCGCTTCTTCTTATCGGCGGGATCATCTTGACCACGTCCTGCCCTCCTCAAAAGGACGTGTATCGATACCCAGGGTATGCGCCAGCACCAATGTACCCATACGGGGGCCCAGGGGGAAACCAGCCAGTGTATGGACCCGTATATGCGGCTGCATCCAGCCAACCGTACACAGGTACTGGGACATACCTGCCTAGCAAACCATATGCAGCACCAAACGGATACCCTGCTAGACAATACCTCTAA